In Mercurialis annua linkage group LG6, ddMerAnnu1.2, whole genome shotgun sequence, the following are encoded in one genomic region:
- the LOC126687512 gene encoding F-box protein At3g07870-like codes for MKQAISKFISDEVIENIFLKLPAESILRFRCISKYWHSVLSSPRFAASHRHLNPNQYCLALVEDDSINIVQYVGLQQNDPVAVFTKKLSFPPTQQIFPMSWRDNSSSRLFVYSGWKTDLFCSCNGILCIDMIGNLHNDETSVYMSDHVTVLWNPCTNAFRELPKSGGYPKAATDGILAYLGFVYDSSNNDYKVIKVERYFQDHLRSAIDLFSLKSNTWTSIADDIPYEICDEAIVINEGMYWLRRDNEALNLEMYRMFKMRGNLDFDEEENEAYLLRIKTREKLFRFDFTTKLIAEIPLPHMGENYNRDETQEFASLASDYLSLFTKNGDLWLLKDESWVKHMTIPPISGVNLMPLFLTEDNSIVTHAYDHAQRSRERPVQVTYDPQKSSFKLYKVHGIQHSSRVILYNQTLVSPSIFEIL; via the coding sequence ATGAAGCAGGCAATAAGTAAGTTTATTTCCGACGAGGTGATTGAGAATATATTCTTGAAATTGCCGGCCGAATCCATACTCCGATTCAGGTGCATCTCCAAATACTGGCATTCAGTTCTCAGCAGTCCCCGTTTTGCCGCATCTCACAGACATCTCAATCCGAATCAATATTGTCTTGCTTTAGTAGAGGATGATTCTATAAATATTGTACAATATGTTGGACTGCAACAGAATGATCCAGTTGCCGTCTTCACCAAGAAACTCTCTTTTCCTCCGACTCAGCAGATATTTCCGATGTCCTGGCGCGATAATTCCAGCAGTAGGCTGTTCGTCTACTCCGGCTGGAAAAcggatttgttttgttcttGCAATGGAATTTTGTGCATCGACATGATTGGTAACTTGCATAATGATGAAACCAGTGTATACATGAGCGACCATGTTACAGTGTTATGGAATCCATGCACCAATGCGTTCCGAGAATTACCAAAATCAGGCGGTTATCCAAAAGCTGCTACGGACGGCATCTTAGCTTATCTAGGGTTTGTTTATGATTCATCAAACAATGACTATAAAGTCATAAAAGTTGAGCGTTATTTTCAAGATCACTTGAGATCAGCAATTGATTTATTCTCACTTAAATCGAATACGTGGACAAGCATCGCCGATGATATTCCGTACGAAATTTGTGATGAGGCAATTGTAATAAACGAGGGAATGTATTGGTTACGACGTGACAATGAAGCATTAAATCTCGAAATGTACCGGATGTTTAAGATGCGTGGTAATCTTGATtttgatgaagaagaaaatgaagctTATTTGCTGAGAATAAAAACTCGAGAGAAACTGTTTCGCTTCGATTTTACTACAAAATTAATCGCGGAGATACCGTTACCTCATATGGGTGAAAATTACAACCGCGATGAAACACAAGAGTTTGCAAGTTTAGCAAGTGATTACCTCtctttatttaccaaaaatggTGATCTCTGGTTATTGAAAGACGAAAGTTGGGTGAAACATATGACAATCCCTCCAATTTCTGGCGTTAAtttgatgccattgtttctCACCGAAGATAATTCCATTGTTACGCATGCCTATGATCATGCACAAAGAAGTAGAGAGAGACCTGTACAGGTTACCTATGACCCGCAGAAGTCTTCCTTCAAGTTATATAAGGTTCATGGAATCCAACATTCGTCTCGCGTCATTTTATACAACCAGACTCTTGTCTCGCCTTCGATCTTCGAAATTTTGTAG
- the LOC126653461 gene encoding uncharacterized protein LOC126653461: MDHIAALEQQMMSERLKKKLNEVNIAAETQLASVQDHINFTLQQAYFKCAYECFDRNRKHEEIGNCVEHCSVPVVRAQQHFENEMSKFQERMNRSLMVCQDKFETAKLQQIGSDAVNILESCVDQSIQETVKTLPHLVERLKSNFSIRD; the protein is encoded by the exons ATGGATCACATAGCAGCACTTGAACAACAAATGATGTCAGAAAGATTGAAAAAGAAGCTTAACGAAGTTAATATAGCTGCTGAAACCCAACTCGCCTCTGTCCAAGACCACATTAATTTCACTCTTCAG cAAGCGTACTTCAAATGTGCATATGAGTGCTTTGATAGAAACAGAAAGCATGAAGAGATTGGCAACTGTGTGGAGCATTGTAGTGTCCCAGTTGTTAGAGCTCAACAACATTTTGAGAATGAGATGTCCAAGTTTCAA GAAAGAATGAATAGATCTCTGATGGTCTGCCAAGACAAGTTCGAGACAGCTAAGCTACAACAGATTGGCTCTGATGCTGTGAATATTCTGGAGTCATGTGTGGACCAGTCAATCCAGGAAACCGTCAAGACACTGCCTCATCTTGTTGAAAGATTGAAATCAAATTTCTCTATTAGAGATTAA
- the LOC126687513 gene encoding ABC transporter G family member 23-like, translating to MKCNTHSRFFMCEHGYFLLKSSQFSSDLLFKEILSVLKPAQEDNLLPLLTVQETLMYSAKFRLRGLSMSSKDREKLVENLMMELKLSHVAHSFVGDEEKRGISGGERKRVSIGVEMIHNPAILILDEPTSGPPTFSYTESSTPSY from the exons ATGAAG TGTAATA CTCATAGTCGATTCTTCATGTGTGAACATGGCTATTTCCTTCTTAAGTCGTCTCAATTTTCAAGTGACCTTTTATTTAAGGAAATTTTAAGTGTATTGAAACCTG CTCAAGAAGATAATCTACTTCCTTTACTTACAGTGCAAGAAACGTTAATGTATAGTGCAAAATTTAGGCTCAGAGGGTTAAGTATGAGCTCAAAAGATAGAGAAAAATTAGTAGAAAATTTGATGATGGAGCTTAAACTTTCTCATGTTGCTCATAGTTTTGTTGGTGATGAAGAAAAAAGAGGAATTTCTGGTggagaaagaaaaagagtaTCAATTGGTGTTGAAATGATTCATAATCCTGCAATTTTAATTCTTGATGAGCCAACTTCTGGG CCGCCAACATTTTCTTACACTGAATCCTCAACTCCGAGCTAttga
- the LOC126653462 gene encoding uncharacterized protein LOC126653462 produces the protein MTGFMNLAPKTKNLVVAGGLTSFVFGVYFYTMRAVGGTDELQVAIDKFEGQKSKQET, from the coding sequence ATGACGGGATTCATGAACCTTGCACCTAAGACCAAGAATCTGGTAGTTGCTGGCGGCTTGACATCGTTTGTCTTTGGGGTGTATTTCTACACCATGAGAGCTGTCGGAGGTACAGATGAGCTTCAGGTCGCTATAGATAAGTTCGAAGGGCAGAAAAGCAAGCAAGAGACTTGA